Proteins from a single region of Clupea harengus unplaced genomic scaffold, Ch_v2.0.2, whole genome shotgun sequence:
- the LOC122129251 gene encoding cysteine and histidine-rich domain-containing protein 1-like: MSVLCYNKGCGQRFDPENNPDDACTYHPGVPVFHDALKGWSCCKRRTTDFSDFLSIAGCSKGPHNKEKPPEPEKPEGNKEDGDNQKTFNERVIQAPKPLEAIQRPSGDEPLVRLQQKVSSSLKQALEKLKISPDVEEKKDEDGDEIKIGTTCKNGGCTKLFNGPESNEEVCLYHAGFPIFHEGMKYWTCCKRKTCDFNTFLSLEGCTRGTHLWRKKDSGKKVVPCRFDWHQTGSQVIISIYAKNAIPELSYVEGNSTTVNIHVIFEGEKEFEQKISLWGVIDTSRSSVNMMASKIEVAMKKAEPMSWARLDLPPVVNLPPKKEKKDSDSDSDSEDECDD, from the exons ATGTCTGTTCTTTGTTATAACAAGGGATGTGGACAACGCTTCGATCCAGAGAATAATCCTGACG ATGCATGTACATACCATCCCGGTGTACCAGTTTTCCACGATGCACTAAAG GGTTGGTCATGTTGCAAACGACGAACAACCGACTTTTCGGATTTCCTCAGCATTGCT GGTTGTTCGAAAGGACCACACAACAAGGAGAAGCCTCCTGAGCCAGAGAAACCTGAGGGGAACAAGGAAGATGGTGACAACCAAAAGACATTTAATGAGAGGGTCATCCAAGCCCCCAAACCTTTAGAGGCTATTCAGCGACCAAG TGGAGATGAGCCCCTGGTCAGACTGCAACAAAAGGTCTCCTCATCACTCAAGCAGGCCCTCGAGAAGCTCAAGATCTCTCCAGATGTGGAAGAGAAAAAAG ATGAGGATGGAGATGAAATTAAGATTGGAACCACTTGTAAGAACGGAGGCTGTACTAAG CTCTTCAATGGACCGGAGAGCAATGAGGAGGTGTGCCTGTATCACGCTGGATTCCCCATCTTTCACGAAGG CATGAAGTACTGGACCTGCTGCAAAAGGAAAACATGCGATTTTAACACCTTCCTCTCCCTCGAGGGATGCACCCGGGGCACTCATCTgtggaggaagaaagacagt GGTAAGAAGGTGGTCCCCTGCAGGTTTGACTGGCACCAGACAGGAAGTCAGGTCATCATTTCCATCTATGCCAAAAACGCCATCCCTGAACTGAGCTACGTGGAGGGAAACAGCACCACT GTTAATATTCACGTCATATtcgagggagagaaggagtttGAGCAGAAGATCAGTCTGTGGGGG GTTATTGACACCAGCAGAAGCTCAGTGAACATGATGGCGTCCAAGATCGAGGTCGCTATGAAGAAAGCTGAACCCATGTCCTGGGCGCGACTTGACCTTCCCCCAGTGGTTAACCTACCTcccaagaaagagaagaaggacagtgacagtgacagtgacagcgaAGACGAATGTGATGATTAA